Proteins encoded in a region of the Azospirillum sp. TSH58 genome:
- a CDS encoding ABC-three component system protein — protein sequence MASHTAADSATGYLYQCRYALYAALSRQGDEPGLMVSVETYDDVAFTQNGAAVELIQTKHSRTTKQLNDFSPQFWNTVGIWIKHLKDHPEELGRTALMLVATATVGEDTGLSMLRPEGQGRDIGAAHRKLVAAAAASKNQDVEWAVDAFLKLDAAAQRQVLDMVAVLDASPNIVDVREEIRRVLRHSARPEHLDHLIDRLEGWWFGVMTGALSRKGGREIPVSEIDAKLHDLREQFGPLQLPIDYAGVDPSAEIVSALKERTFVDQLKEIQVGDTGIRRAIVDYFRAFNQRSIWVRQGLLNGDELGQFGKRLIEAWERRWGIAERKLRNGASDDDLVEAGTGVYDWACNCNICLRRVEEPFLTQGTFHLLANKKRIGWHPDYKNRVALKAGQGDDDDDPALV from the coding sequence ATGGCAAGTCACACGGCAGCTGACTCAGCAACGGGCTATCTGTACCAATGCCGTTACGCTCTCTACGCCGCTCTCAGCCGTCAAGGTGATGAGCCCGGCCTGATGGTCTCGGTCGAGACGTACGATGACGTGGCTTTCACGCAGAACGGCGCCGCCGTCGAACTCATCCAGACCAAGCACTCCAGGACGACAAAGCAGCTGAATGACTTCTCGCCCCAGTTCTGGAACACAGTAGGGATCTGGATCAAGCACCTGAAAGATCACCCGGAGGAGCTTGGCAGGACGGCCCTCATGCTGGTCGCGACCGCAACGGTCGGCGAGGACACCGGCCTGTCGATGCTGCGTCCGGAGGGCCAAGGGCGGGATATCGGCGCAGCCCACCGAAAGCTCGTTGCGGCAGCAGCGGCATCCAAAAATCAGGACGTCGAATGGGCGGTCGACGCCTTCTTGAAACTCGATGCGGCGGCGCAACGCCAAGTCCTGGATATGGTTGCCGTTCTCGACGCCTCCCCCAACATCGTTGATGTGCGAGAAGAGATCCGACGGGTCTTGAGGCATTCCGCGAGGCCGGAACATCTGGACCATCTCATCGACAGGCTGGAGGGTTGGTGGTTTGGCGTAATGACCGGCGCCCTATCCCGAAAGGGTGGGCGCGAGATACCGGTTTCGGAGATCGACGCCAAGTTGCATGACCTGCGTGAACAGTTCGGTCCGCTCCAGCTTCCGATCGACTACGCAGGAGTCGACCCATCCGCGGAAATCGTTTCGGCTCTCAAGGAGCGGACGTTCGTCGATCAGCTGAAGGAGATTCAGGTCGGGGACACCGGGATTCGCAGAGCCATCGTCGATTATTTCCGCGCGTTCAATCAGCGGTCCATTTGGGTGCGCCAAGGGCTGCTGAACGGCGATGAGCTCGGCCAATTCGGAAAACGGCTCATAGAGGCATGGGAGCGGCGCTGGGGAATTGCCGAGCGAAAACTCAGGAACGGAGCCAGCGACGACGATCTGGTGGAGGCCGGTACCGGCGTCTATGACTGGGCATGCAATTGCAACATCTGCTTGCGGCGTGTCGAAGAACCCTTCCTGACGCAGGGGACCTTTCACCTGCTGGCGAACAAGAAGCGCATCGGATGGCATCCTGACTACAAGAACCGGGTGGCCCTAAAAGCTGGACAAGGCGACGACGATGACGACCCAGCCCTGGTCTGA
- a CDS encoding three component ABC system middle component has translation MTTQPWSERPEEEANLLNPAFCSLLIRSAARDYRSATKTSLPFALSFLILPVVLHKPTRDALPSTTATLMTAWAVANPAVLAGFGQRAQRFVESTREAILFGAGHGWLKFTGPGLIAGPKRLGGDPANLPSNTAEVGSCFAASRLLGRWLASAGTTATVMSIWGVAP, from the coding sequence ATGACGACCCAGCCCTGGTCTGAGCGCCCGGAGGAGGAGGCGAACCTCCTCAACCCCGCCTTTTGTTCGCTCCTGATCCGCTCCGCGGCTCGGGATTATCGCTCCGCGACCAAGACGTCCCTGCCGTTCGCCTTATCGTTCCTTATCTTGCCGGTGGTCCTCCACAAGCCAACCCGGGATGCGCTGCCGTCGACGACTGCGACATTGATGACGGCCTGGGCTGTCGCGAACCCTGCGGTTCTCGCCGGGTTCGGGCAACGAGCACAGCGGTTCGTCGAGAGCACGCGGGAAGCTATCCTTTTCGGCGCCGGTCACGGCTGGCTCAAATTCACCGGGCCGGGACTTATCGCCGGTCCCAAGCGCCTGGGCGGGGACCCTGCGAACCTGCCTTCCAACACCGCTGAGGTCGGATCCTGCTTCGCCGCGTCCCGCCTCTTAGGGCGCTGGCTTGCCTCGGCAGGAACAACCGCAACGGTCATGTCAATCTGGGGAGTGGCGCCGTGA
- a CDS encoding DUF3732 domain-containing protein: protein MTLRLWKIVVYGHRGQARIVKFNPHGLSIITGASKTGKSSLIDIVDYCTGRDTCNVADGVIRRAVSWYGVLFDRGDTRIFVARRNPPPGETRNPEAYLEVGGDVDVPDHATLTKNITVEALEAYLTSTAGISENVHQPPEGQTRAPLTANFRHALLFSFQDQDEIDSRKVLFHRQGEPFIPQTIKDVLPYFLGAVDEEHLRKQAELDQARKELRKLERLAAEKEEVETLVSSRTADIYREAQVAGFLPEGDVPPPSEAIASLRSIGAAEAAEREPDLDGVQAELQTERARLRSQLSAVREELRQVRQVEELAGGYLDEVLEQRSRLAPLGLLPKGAQDVNACALCGTSLDAPIPTVAELTASLKDLDGQLRTVKREMPRLQALQADLFQRRGGIEAALSENQRLINEHVAKAEQARAERDSRLHRARTSGRITYFLETVRSGNGPSDLETRLVAARERTNALLSLLDPDEVRERLTSFVNIVGEYMTVYSARLDLEHSGSRLRLDLRNLAVVADTPDGPVPLQRMGSGENWVGYHVLAHLALHKWFRQKERPVPAFLIFDQPSQAHYPPERDVEGNVNILGDADREAVYRLFRLMADVAKELTPGFQIIVIDHADLKDDWFADAVVERWRGGQALVPTDWLDQ from the coding sequence GTGACACTGCGGCTATGGAAGATTGTCGTGTACGGGCATCGTGGACAGGCCCGTATCGTCAAGTTCAATCCTCACGGCCTGAGCATCATCACCGGCGCATCGAAGACGGGCAAATCGTCCCTCATCGACATCGTCGACTATTGCACCGGCCGCGACACTTGCAACGTCGCGGATGGCGTGATCCGCCGCGCGGTGTCCTGGTACGGGGTTCTGTTCGACCGCGGGGACACTAGGATCTTCGTGGCCCGACGCAACCCGCCCCCCGGCGAGACGCGCAATCCCGAAGCCTATCTCGAGGTGGGAGGGGATGTCGACGTACCGGACCACGCCACGCTCACCAAGAACATCACCGTGGAGGCGCTGGAGGCCTACCTGACCTCCACCGCGGGCATCTCGGAGAACGTCCACCAGCCCCCGGAGGGCCAGACACGGGCGCCCCTCACTGCCAACTTTAGGCACGCGCTGCTCTTTTCGTTCCAGGACCAGGACGAGATCGACAGCCGCAAGGTGCTGTTCCACCGGCAGGGCGAACCGTTCATTCCCCAGACCATCAAAGATGTCCTGCCATACTTCCTCGGCGCCGTCGACGAGGAGCACCTCCGGAAGCAGGCCGAACTGGACCAAGCCCGTAAGGAGCTCCGAAAGCTCGAGCGTTTGGCCGCGGAAAAGGAAGAGGTGGAGACCCTTGTCTCCTCCCGCACGGCCGACATCTATCGTGAGGCACAGGTCGCAGGCTTCCTCCCGGAGGGTGACGTCCCCCCGCCCTCTGAGGCCATAGCGAGCCTGCGTTCGATCGGCGCAGCGGAAGCCGCCGAGCGTGAGCCCGATCTTGACGGTGTACAGGCCGAACTCCAGACAGAACGGGCACGACTGCGCAGTCAGCTGTCTGCAGTCCGTGAGGAGTTGCGGCAGGTGCGACAGGTGGAGGAACTGGCTGGGGGCTACCTGGACGAGGTCCTTGAACAACGATCGCGCCTCGCGCCTTTGGGGCTTCTGCCCAAAGGCGCGCAGGATGTGAACGCCTGCGCCCTATGCGGTACCAGCCTGGACGCTCCAATCCCGACAGTGGCCGAACTCACGGCGTCTTTGAAGGACCTGGATGGGCAACTCCGTACGGTGAAACGCGAGATGCCCCGCCTTCAGGCGCTTCAGGCCGACCTCTTCCAGCGCCGGGGCGGGATCGAGGCGGCGTTGAGCGAGAACCAACGACTCATCAACGAGCATGTGGCCAAAGCCGAGCAGGCGCGGGCGGAGCGCGACAGCCGCCTTCACCGCGCGCGGACCTCCGGGCGGATCACTTACTTCCTTGAAACCGTCAGGTCCGGTAATGGGCCGTCCGACCTTGAAACCCGCCTTGTCGCGGCGAGGGAACGGACGAACGCCCTGTTGTCGCTTCTCGATCCTGATGAGGTGCGAGAGCGCCTCACCTCGTTCGTGAACATTGTGGGCGAGTACATGACCGTCTACTCTGCCCGCCTCGACCTTGAACACAGTGGAAGCAGGCTGCGCCTCGACCTGAGGAACCTCGCGGTGGTTGCCGACACCCCCGACGGCCCAGTGCCGCTCCAGCGCATGGGCAGCGGTGAGAATTGGGTTGGCTACCATGTGCTGGCGCACCTCGCGCTGCACAAGTGGTTCCGACAGAAGGAACGGCCGGTTCCAGCCTTCCTTATCTTCGACCAGCCTTCGCAGGCTCACTATCCGCCCGAACGCGACGTCGAGGGCAACGTAAACATACTCGGGGATGCCGACCGCGAAGCCGTTTACCGGCTCTTCAGACTGATGGCGGATGTCGCGAAGGAGCTTACCCCTGGGTTCCAAATCATTGTCATTGATCATGCAGACTTGAAGGATGACTGGTTCGCCGATGCCGTAGTGGAGCGTTGGCGCGGCGGCCAAGCTCTTGTTCCAACAGATTGGCTCGACCAATGA
- a CDS encoding DUF4236 domain-containing protein, with protein MGLRFQKRVTLFPGVRLNFSGGGISTTIGVRGASVNIGPGGANLNLGLPGSGLSYRTRIDRNGAHPTRAEPVVSAPPAELVPARPFPAQPLPAPHRPLLPGEGEIRSADISTLTSEGLGDLKRLINEADARKRSAKMKLEAAEHSRVLAERRLNSARRFIVRLFLWSAIPTRQQEVVDLDRRIAEAMMELDGSHIDLDFAFDQPTIDAYDALRRAHARLRASDMIWDVTASFLTNRVAERTTATTRVDRTPVRLSETASDLLNTKWQGLKFDNANGEDIFVYPGFAMMRERGRDFALIDLREVEIEYSERHFQEEERVPRDAAIIGHTWAKTNKDGSPDRRFKDNYRIPVVRYGRLTITSRTGINEAYMFSDATAALAFAEVFAAYRRALDVLAERSRRSDFVLPRPEADEPADVEPPDAPPNDGPSAVVSGRPPARALLADGLVLAAVVAVGAWAAVGHRARDSAPNVPAATAPAPPLTAPAPPPATAVAPAAKPLEKPPETPKAREAVVVKAQTANIRTKPDRNAPVAATAKVGTRHFVFARDGEWMQVGDKEPAGWMHGSVVETAPP; from the coding sequence ATGGGATTACGCTTTCAGAAGCGCGTGACGCTGTTCCCAGGCGTGAGGCTGAACTTCAGCGGCGGCGGGATCAGCACGACGATCGGTGTCCGCGGGGCGAGCGTCAACATCGGACCGGGCGGCGCCAACCTGAACCTGGGCCTGCCAGGAAGCGGCCTCTCCTACCGCACTCGGATCGACCGGAACGGAGCCCACCCCACCCGGGCGGAACCGGTCGTCTCCGCCCCTCCGGCGGAGCTTGTCCCCGCTCGACCCTTTCCGGCGCAGCCGCTCCCTGCCCCTCATCGTCCCCTTCTTCCGGGCGAGGGCGAGATCCGGAGCGCCGACATCTCCACGCTCACCAGCGAGGGGCTCGGCGACCTGAAGAGGCTCATCAACGAGGCCGACGCGCGCAAGCGGTCGGCGAAGATGAAGCTCGAAGCCGCCGAGCACTCCCGCGTCCTGGCGGAACGGCGCCTGAACTCCGCCCGGCGCTTCATCGTGCGGCTCTTCCTGTGGTCGGCCATCCCGACCCGGCAGCAGGAGGTCGTCGATCTTGACCGCAGGATCGCCGAGGCCATGATGGAGCTCGACGGCTCCCACATCGACCTCGACTTCGCCTTCGACCAGCCGACGATCGACGCGTACGATGCTCTCCGCCGCGCCCATGCCCGCCTGCGTGCGAGCGACATGATCTGGGACGTCACGGCCTCCTTCCTGACGAACCGGGTCGCCGAGCGCACGACCGCCACCACGCGCGTGGACCGGACGCCGGTGCGGCTGTCGGAGACGGCATCGGACCTCCTGAACACGAAGTGGCAGGGGCTGAAGTTCGACAACGCCAACGGGGAGGACATCTTCGTCTACCCGGGGTTCGCGATGATGCGCGAGCGCGGCCGCGACTTCGCGCTCATCGACCTCCGTGAGGTCGAGATCGAATACTCGGAGCGCCACTTCCAGGAGGAGGAACGCGTCCCCCGCGATGCGGCGATCATCGGGCACACCTGGGCCAAGACCAACAAGGACGGTTCGCCGGACCGTCGGTTCAAGGACAACTACCGGATCCCGGTGGTCCGGTACGGTCGGCTGACCATCACGAGCCGGACGGGCATCAACGAGGCGTACATGTTCAGCGACGCCACCGCGGCGCTCGCCTTCGCCGAGGTGTTCGCCGCCTACCGGCGTGCATTGGACGTGCTCGCCGAGCGCAGCAGGCGTTCGGACTTCGTGCTGCCCCGGCCCGAAGCCGATGAGCCCGCGGACGTGGAACCGCCTGACGCGCCGCCGAACGACGGCCCCTCCGCGGTGGTGAGCGGACGCCCCCCGGCCCGCGCCCTGTTGGCCGACGGGCTCGTGCTCGCCGCTGTCGTAGCGGTCGGCGCCTGGGCGGCCGTCGGACACCGCGCACGCGATTCCGCACCGAACGTCCCCGCCGCCACGGCTCCGGCGCCGCCCCTGACCGCTCCGGCTCCGCCGCCCGCGACGGCCGTAGCTCCGGCGGCGAAACCCTTGGAGAAGCCCCCGGAGACGCCGAAGGCGCGTGAGGCCGTCGTGGTGAAGGCGCAGACCGCGAACATCCGCACCAAGCCGGACCGGAACGCGCCTGTGGCCGCCACGGCCAAGGTGGGCACCCGCCACTTCGTGTTCGCCCGGGACGGGGAGTGGATGCAGGTCGGCGACAAGGAACCGGCGGGCTGGATGCACGGGAGCGTCGTCGAAACCGCCCCCCCGTGA
- a CDS encoding integrase: MSSVVHFVAKPEATAEANLKAFIEAARPLLTAYPAVKCWEDTPWDLKGVVEWGGRGKSRIVAAFTSFDAVKDEGEHEMSEPFLSFAKAYFLYQQALRPSQIIHTRLTALKALEKALVEAHGKSDVQKTTAVICNRAASLVKGGFSEGAAYRIGLQLTALAEFISEKRLATPFQWVAPIGRPQDRNRTGVGGDKARAEKMPSEAALDALPKCYRLAQATRDVLPTSVAALLCTAPDRIGEVFGLRVDCEVNEVHKGKPIYGLRWYPEKGVEPTIKWVAPTMASVAKEAVSKLRNVCQPAREIAAWYEQNPTKIYLPQGTEYLRSNEYLTLNEVAMILGLKSGDTAGMWIKGARVPLYNPPNGMTRPKLVRFDEFERAVLELLPKGFPIVDVRTDLKYSEALIVVRSNELHATRGTLLCMIEPVDTNKINDALGAKEDRESVFDRFGFREPDGSKIRVSSHQFRHWLNTLAHRGGMSQIDIAKWSDRADARQNNTYNHMTGEELLEMTREVTESDPRLFGGLAELIIKAPVSRDEFMALEFPTAHITDLGFCVHDFTMLPCPKHRDCVGCNEHVCVKGDRSKTERIREQLNLAEAQVKRAEQAVAQGYAGSDRWHVHHIATVKRLRNLIEILDDPKVPEGSLIRLTSPDEFSPIRLAVQDRLLAAPPDSAATDELEALLGDE, translated from the coding sequence ATGAGCAGCGTCGTCCACTTTGTCGCGAAGCCCGAGGCGACGGCCGAAGCCAACCTGAAAGCGTTCATTGAGGCTGCGCGGCCGCTGTTGACGGCGTACCCGGCCGTGAAGTGCTGGGAGGACACGCCCTGGGACCTGAAGGGGGTGGTGGAATGGGGTGGTCGGGGCAAAAGCCGGATCGTGGCAGCGTTCACCAGCTTCGACGCGGTGAAGGACGAGGGCGAGCATGAAATGTCCGAGCCCTTCCTCAGCTTCGCCAAGGCGTATTTCCTGTACCAGCAGGCTCTACGCCCATCGCAGATCATTCATACCCGCTTAACCGCATTGAAGGCGTTGGAAAAGGCCCTGGTCGAAGCCCACGGTAAATCCGACGTGCAGAAGACAACGGCGGTCATCTGCAACCGTGCCGCGTCTCTGGTGAAGGGCGGCTTCAGCGAAGGTGCGGCTTATCGGATCGGGCTTCAGCTGACGGCCCTTGCCGAATTCATCTCCGAGAAACGGCTGGCCACTCCGTTCCAGTGGGTTGCCCCGATTGGGCGCCCCCAGGACAGGAACCGCACTGGCGTAGGGGGTGACAAGGCTCGGGCGGAGAAGATGCCTTCGGAGGCCGCGCTTGATGCGCTTCCGAAATGCTACCGCCTGGCTCAAGCAACTCGCGACGTTCTTCCCACCTCCGTCGCGGCGCTCCTCTGCACCGCGCCAGACCGGATCGGTGAGGTTTTTGGGCTGCGGGTCGATTGCGAGGTCAACGAGGTCCACAAAGGCAAGCCCATCTACGGACTGCGATGGTACCCTGAAAAGGGGGTCGAACCGACAATCAAATGGGTCGCCCCGACAATGGCCAGCGTGGCAAAGGAGGCGGTCTCCAAGCTGCGGAACGTTTGCCAGCCAGCCCGTGAAATCGCCGCGTGGTACGAGCAGAACCCAACGAAGATATATCTGCCACAGGGCACGGAGTATCTTCGATCCAACGAGTACCTCACTCTGAATGAAGTTGCCATGATCCTTGGGTTGAAAAGTGGCGACACTGCAGGGATGTGGATCAAGGGAGCCAGGGTGCCACTATACAATCCACCGAACGGAATGACCCGTCCGAAGCTGGTTCGATTCGACGAGTTTGAGCGGGCAGTGTTGGAACTACTGCCCAAAGGATTTCCGATTGTAGACGTGCGTACAGACCTGAAGTATTCCGAGGCGCTGATCGTCGTGCGGTCCAACGAGCTTCACGCCACACGCGGTACCCTTCTCTGCATGATCGAACCGGTGGACACAAACAAGATCAACGACGCTCTTGGAGCGAAGGAGGACCGGGAGTCCGTTTTTGACCGATTCGGGTTCAGGGAACCCGACGGTAGTAAGATTCGCGTGTCGTCGCACCAGTTCCGGCATTGGTTGAATACCCTCGCTCATCGCGGCGGTATGTCACAGATAGACATAGCAAAGTGGTCGGATCGCGCGGACGCAAGACAAAACAATACATACAACCATATGACGGGCGAAGAACTTCTCGAAATGACCCGAGAGGTAACCGAATCTGATCCGAGATTGTTCGGTGGACTGGCTGAACTGATCATCAAGGCGCCAGTCTCGCGCGACGAGTTCATGGCCTTGGAATTCCCGACCGCCCACATCACCGATCTTGGCTTCTGTGTACACGACTTCACGATGTTGCCGTGTCCCAAACACCGCGATTGTGTGGGTTGCAACGAGCACGTCTGCGTCAAAGGGGATCGGTCAAAGACCGAGCGAATCAGGGAGCAACTGAATCTCGCCGAAGCGCAGGTGAAGCGGGCGGAACAGGCCGTCGCCCAAGGGTACGCGGGATCTGACCGATGGCACGTACATCACATCGCCACCGTCAAGCGCCTGCGCAATCTGATCGAGATCCTGGATGATCCGAAGGTGCCCGAAGGCAGCCTGATCCGCCTCACGAGCCCGGACGAGTTCTCTCCGATCCGCCTCGCGGTGCAGGACCGCTTGCTCGCGGCCCCGCCGGACAGCGCGGCCACCGATGAACTCGAAGCCCTTCTGGGGGACGAGTGA
- a CDS encoding site-specific integrase, with protein MNNKGNGFDGRGLHVLQYGATSRDGIQFCINDECWSFQGTAGETYISFRRISASASDVIVNSVKQVMKHYIEKHSLSHANNVFDRFVAFMNFAAKNGPVNEIGASHILSYRMTLDEGTEWYLGTLRGFFRIWRDLSLPGIGHEVVTLLDKMRLKGNRKGEAVRTADPLKGAFSDIEYSGVVNALHNGFAKNKISMENYILVWLFLALGARPIQLAALKLSDFSVVRASDKAAMYILKVTRAKQRGQALRTEFKNRKILPDMGKIVEKFCHLSCIHWRELGLRDDMIPFFVNPANAEASEDFRYHCSSRDLAARVRDVFDLLNVTSERTGKKLNVTTRRFRYTIGTRAAKEGASELVIAEILDHSDTQNVGVYVEAVPEIIERIDKAMAIHLAPMAQAFAGVLIDGEEQATRAGDPTSRIVDPDNLGRPVGNCGTYGFCGAIAPIACYTCRNFQPWLDGPHEEVLDKLLNERKRIVDETGDATIASINDRLILACAEVIRLCEARKGGAAQ; from the coding sequence ATGAATAACAAAGGAAACGGCTTTGATGGACGGGGGCTTCATGTGCTGCAGTATGGCGCGACTTCGCGTGATGGCATACAGTTTTGCATAAATGATGAATGCTGGAGTTTTCAAGGGACAGCGGGAGAAACCTACATTTCGTTCAGAAGAATAAGTGCTTCGGCTAGTGACGTGATAGTAAATTCTGTAAAACAGGTGATGAAACATTATATTGAAAAACATTCTCTGTCGCACGCTAACAATGTCTTTGATCGTTTTGTGGCTTTTATGAATTTTGCAGCGAAAAATGGCCCTGTGAATGAGATTGGTGCGTCTCATATTCTGTCCTATAGGATGACTCTCGATGAAGGCACTGAATGGTACCTTGGGACTCTGCGCGGATTTTTTCGAATATGGCGTGACCTTAGTCTTCCTGGCATTGGCCATGAAGTTGTGACTCTCTTGGATAAGATGCGCCTCAAAGGCAATCGCAAGGGGGAGGCTGTCAGGACAGCCGATCCGTTGAAAGGAGCTTTTTCAGACATTGAGTACTCTGGAGTTGTTAATGCCTTGCACAATGGTTTTGCCAAGAACAAAATAAGCATGGAAAACTACATACTTGTTTGGTTGTTCCTCGCTCTTGGCGCGCGTCCCATTCAGCTGGCCGCATTAAAACTCTCTGACTTCTCGGTGGTTCGCGCATCAGACAAGGCGGCGATGTATATTCTAAAGGTCACTCGGGCGAAGCAGCGTGGGCAGGCGCTTCGAACTGAATTTAAGAATAGGAAGATACTGCCCGATATGGGCAAGATTGTCGAAAAATTCTGCCACCTTAGCTGTATCCATTGGCGTGAACTCGGTCTTAGAGACGATATGATCCCGTTTTTCGTCAATCCGGCGAATGCAGAGGCCAGCGAAGACTTTCGCTACCACTGTTCGAGCCGCGATCTGGCCGCGCGGGTGAGGGACGTGTTCGATTTGCTCAATGTGACGAGCGAGCGAACGGGTAAGAAACTCAATGTGACCACGAGGCGCTTCCGCTACACGATAGGTACGCGCGCCGCGAAGGAAGGCGCCTCGGAACTGGTCATCGCGGAGATCCTGGACCACTCCGACACCCAGAACGTCGGGGTGTATGTCGAAGCGGTTCCAGAGATCATCGAGCGTATAGACAAAGCGATGGCGATACACTTGGCGCCCATGGCCCAGGCATTTGCCGGTGTGCTGATCGACGGCGAGGAGCAAGCAACCCGTGCCGGTGATCCCACGTCGAGGATCGTTGACCCTGATAATCTCGGACGGCCGGTCGGTAACTGTGGGACGTACGGCTTCTGCGGCGCGATAGCACCGATCGCCTGCTACACATGCCGCAACTTTCAACCGTGGCTCGACGGTCCCCACGAGGAGGTACTGGACAAACTGCTCAACGAGCGCAAGCGGATTGTGGACGAGACCGGCGACGCCACCATCGCCTCCATCAACGACCGCCTGATCCTGGCCTGCGCCGAGGTGATCCGCCTTTGCGAGGCTCGTAAGGGCGGAGCCGCGCAATGA
- a CDS encoding site-specific integrase has translation MARFQVRMIVMEGGERLPLLIDPDGVPLFWPNAWLLTMRRLAHRASNTLQANCYSLKFLYLWAAESGIDIESRMLSGQSLKSHEIASFAGAAARHLDEVGGDARTKPTKARKVVSLEQVRMGAPVIPKAVHKHTTSNRVRTVAQYLQWLGQEGSNDLDLEAASKRKAQLDEMVAKLNAKVPLTKGRNAVGQREAPPVEVMDRVLAVLEPDSPDNPWKDLGLRHRNRLVIHLLYGLGIRRGEVLGIKITDHVQWRQNRILIARNADDPTDPRKHQPVAKTRDRILPVKDKMMDMMQEYVTHFRSKIPGARRNQFLLVAHDTGRPLSEAAYNKIFLDLRARVEGIPRSLSGHVLRHAWNDAFSRLIDARNVSPEREAQMRSHAMGWAPTSGTAETYNRRKIIEDAEKFFLGHQKNTLPREGENE, from the coding sequence ATGGCACGGTTTCAGGTCCGCATGATCGTGATGGAGGGGGGGGAGCGCCTCCCCCTCCTGATCGACCCCGACGGCGTACCTCTCTTCTGGCCGAACGCTTGGTTGCTGACAATGCGGCGCCTAGCCCATCGGGCCAGCAACACCCTCCAGGCAAACTGCTACTCCCTGAAGTTCCTGTATCTATGGGCTGCTGAGTCCGGCATCGACATCGAAAGCCGGATGCTCTCCGGCCAATCCCTCAAGAGCCATGAGATCGCCAGCTTCGCCGGGGCAGCAGCGCGGCATCTGGACGAGGTGGGCGGTGACGCCCGTACCAAGCCCACGAAGGCCCGCAAGGTGGTATCGCTCGAACAGGTCCGTATGGGGGCGCCTGTGATCCCCAAAGCGGTCCATAAGCATACCACGTCGAATCGAGTGCGGACCGTTGCCCAGTACCTCCAATGGCTCGGCCAGGAGGGCAGCAATGACCTCGATCTGGAGGCCGCGTCGAAGCGCAAGGCGCAATTGGACGAAATGGTGGCCAAGCTGAACGCCAAGGTGCCGCTGACGAAGGGGCGGAATGCCGTGGGCCAGCGAGAGGCGCCGCCGGTCGAAGTTATGGACCGCGTGTTGGCGGTGCTGGAACCCGACTCGCCTGACAACCCTTGGAAGGATCTAGGACTCCGGCACCGTAACCGCCTTGTGATCCACCTTCTCTATGGCCTTGGCATCCGGCGCGGCGAGGTGCTCGGCATCAAGATCACCGATCATGTTCAGTGGCGCCAGAACAGGATTCTCATCGCCCGCAACGCTGACGATCCAACGGATCCCCGAAAGCATCAGCCGGTCGCGAAGACGAGGGACCGAATCCTTCCAGTGAAGGACAAGATGATGGACATGATGCAGGAATACGTCACGCACTTCAGGTCAAAAATACCAGGGGCGCGCAGGAATCAATTTTTATTGGTGGCACATGATACTGGGCGCCCGCTGAGTGAAGCTGCCTACAATAAGATTTTTCTAGATTTGCGCGCGAGAGTTGAAGGAATTCCAAGATCACTATCAGGGCACGTCTTGAGACATGCCTGGAATGACGCGTTCAGTCGCTTGATTGACGCGAGGAATGTCAGCCCGGAACGTGAGGCGCAAATGCGATCTCATGCGATGGGATGGGCGCCAACTTCGGGCACGGCTGAGACCTACAATCGGCGGAAAATTATAGAAGACGCCGAGAAGTTCTTCCTAGGCCATCAAAAAAATACCCTACCGAGAGAGGGCGAAAATGAATAA
- a CDS encoding single-stranded DNA-binding protein, which produces MNVWTFTGRLGADGELRSTQSGEKVLGFRVANDVGFGDRKTTQWVDCSIWGRRAEALAPHLTKGKAVVISGEVTLREFEKRDGTRGAGLSVRVNEIDFTGGREGEGGGGGGGYGGGGGGYESRGGGGGGGYGGGGSGGGGYGGGGRSGGGAPPKHDDLDDEIPF; this is translated from the coding sequence ATGAATGTATGGACGTTTACGGGGCGCCTCGGCGCGGATGGCGAGCTTCGCTCCACGCAGAGCGGCGAAAAGGTTCTGGGCTTCCGCGTCGCCAACGACGTCGGTTTCGGCGACCGCAAGACCACCCAGTGGGTGGATTGCTCCATCTGGGGCCGCCGCGCGGAGGCCCTGGCGCCGCACCTGACCAAGGGCAAGGCCGTGGTGATTTCCGGCGAGGTGACGCTCCGCGAGTTCGAGAAGCGCGACGGCACCCGCGGCGCCGGCCTGTCGGTGCGTGTCAACGAGATCGACTTCACCGGCGGCCGTGAGGGCGAAGGCGGCGGCGGTGGTGGTGGTTACGGCGGCGGCGGGGGCGGCTACGAGTCCCGCGGCGGCGGCGGTGGTGGTGGCTACGGCGGTGGCGGCAGCGGTGGCGGTGGCTACGGTGGTGGCGGCCGCAGCGGCGGTGGCGCCCCGCCCAAGCACGACGACCTGGACGACGAAATCCCGTTCTAA